One segment of Palaemon carinicauda isolate YSFRI2023 chromosome 35, ASM3689809v2, whole genome shotgun sequence DNA contains the following:
- the LOC137627363 gene encoding ras guanine nucleotide exchange factor R-like — protein MPRGRQRIRWRYKVKDDIERRATGVNSSKLPTQPQAQKSTVPSFQHSHRHRSQQFQASNTATATGVNSSKLPTQPQESTVPSFQHNHRHRSQQFQTSNTATGVNNSKLPTQPQESTVPSFQHNHRSQQFQASNTATATATGVNSSKLPTQPQESTLPNFQHSHRHRSQQFQTSNTTTGVNSSKLPTQPEAQKSTVPNFQHSHSHRSQQFQTSNTATGTEVNSSKLPTQPQAQESTVPSFQHSHSHRSQQFQTSNTATGVNSSKLPTQPQAQESTVPNFQHSHRSQQFQTSNTATGVNSSKLPTQPQESTVPSFQHSHSHSHRSQQFQTSNTTTGVNTSKLPTQPQAQESTVPNFQHNHRSQQFQTSNTARGTEVNSSKLPTQPQVCDLEIARELIW, from the exons ATgccgagagggaggcagagaattagatggcgatataaggtgaaggatgatatagagagaagag ccacaggagtcaacagttccaaacttccaacacagccacaggcacagaaGTCAACAGTTCCAagcttccaacacagccacaggcacaggagtcaacagttccaagcttccaacacagccacag ccacaggagtcaacagttccaaacttccaacacagccacaggagtcaacagttccaagctTCCAACACAaccacaggcacaggagtcaacagttccaaacttccaacacagccacaggagTCAACaattccaaacttccaacacagccacaggagtcaacagttccaagctTCCAACACaaccacaggagtcaacagttccaagcttccaacacagccacag ccacagccacaggagtcaacagttccaaacttccaacacaaccACAGGAGTCAACacttccaaacttccaacacagccacaggcacaggagtcaacagttccaaacttccaacacaaccacaggagtcaacagttccaaacttccaacacagccagaGGCACagaagtcaacagttccaaacttccaacacagccacag ccacaggagtcaacagttccaaacttccaacacagccacaggcacagaaGTCAACAGTTCCAagcttccaacacagccacaggcacaggagtcaacagttccaagcttccaacacagccacag ccacaggagtcaacagttccaaacttccaacacagccacaggagtcaacagttccaagctTCCAACACAaccacaggcacaggagtcaacagttccaaacttccaacacagccacaggagtcaacagttccaaacttccaacacagccacaggagtcaacagttccaagctTCCAACACaaccacaggagtcaacagttccaagcttccaacacagccacag ccacagccacaggagtcaacagttccaaacttccaacacaaccACAGGAGTCAACacttccaaacttccaacacagccacaggcacaggagtcaacagttccaaacttccaacacaaccacaggagtcaacagttccaaacttccaacacagccagaGGCACagaagtcaacagttccaaacttccaacacagccacag